One genomic region from Nymphaea colorata isolate Beijing-Zhang1983 chromosome 10, ASM883128v2, whole genome shotgun sequence encodes:
- the LOC116262325 gene encoding uncharacterized protein LOC116262325, which yields MPGITQKNAQLGNSSGVSGSRPSNGLWSKIGDDVSYDQLQKFWSELSPVSRHKLLRVEKQALFEQARKNLYCSRCNGLLLEGFSQIVMYGKSLQQENERNFNAKSSSCRNKSGYGSMRASLHCHDDAHDPLVHPWGGLVATRDGTLTLLNCFLDGASLDTLQNVFDSARAREHERELLYPDACGGGVRGWISQGMINYGRGHGTRETCALHTARLSCETLVDFWSALGDGTRNSLLRMKEEDFIERLTYRFDSKRFCRDCRRNVIREFKELKELKRMRREPRCTNWFCVADTAFHYEVSNTSIQADWHQSFSEAADTYHHFEWAVGTAEGKSDICGFQDVGMNGNVQVDGLDLSGLSGCFITLRAWRLDGRCVELAVKAHALKGRACVHRRLMVGDGFVTINKGENIQEFFEHAEDAEEEDDDDSVDRDGSEIDGDGSRPQRHAKSPELAREFLLDAATVIFKEQVEKAFREGTARQNAHSIFVCLALKLLEDRVHVACKEIIAFQKQIKLLEEEEKEKRDNEQKKERKRTKEREKKLRRKEKMRGREKEVDNNIGETEDHPSFTASTNNSLLDVEDVSSHFSDSVDSVLEKGDAAPTNCQSFDVKDSDVTSTEKKSLQVSGINDEMLNSRDDNSFLASEQLKLSRRKMKFRKEPLVDPASKSYSRQSLVTGNEIHDCESNTKIHGRRGVSSRNINGIQRQSRCQLSKPSFRSYAPKNSGHFQFSSFRTHERYETHSGSRTLHNGYRVKTNQLSIIRSCGTKLQSDSSVECGRPLYNGGNFRGDGLSSDGRELSRAKGGSGNSHTSRGVLHTKKVWEPLESRRKFAKSNSNFMVTLQDADAQKDDRNEDQMLYGMTGNKCQSSDLPKSSCDENSSDVSGISAECHSAVNSKDHHNINGLRSSSLEMCCQGNEVRIDPSHQNMKASHHTEALSCPTNFIDGMNPACDPSTIISCSDSSSSCLSEGGFSTATSCVHNGESLSTSDSEDASPSQSRESLSMYNKNSSDCCADMISSSCLPDVSTATSALVDSNPGFSAKEQTKVCYPEGNGMGVWTNQRMADMEPLQNMHTVPSQGIHFPGFPAHGVGYYQTATAWPAASTNGLMPFPQPDRFLVSQPLGFGLQTNGSSRFCMTYGAYQTLPPALNAGQLPLYPFKTSMDLREHSRPSKPVIYEANDVWLSSESNALPMVNNHFGIPFHKSHSHIGPEHFSHLQDGKVGNFTSHDERTFSLFHFGSSTERPAGFPVKPAPLKEEVIGDLRSCSQISPPIQSGVAQTKEEGKVEEYSLFAASKGSRFAFF from the exons ATGCCTGGAATTACGCAGAAGAATGCTCAGCTCGGTAATTCTTCGGGCGTCTCCGGATCGAGGCCGTCCAACGGCCTCTGGTCGAAGATTGGAGACGACGTCTCCTATGATCAGCTCCAGAAG TTCTGGAGTGAACTGTCACCTGTGTCGAGGCATAAGCTATTGAGAGTCGAAAAACAGGCGCTATTTGAACAGGCAAGGAAGAATCTCTACTGTTCTCGTTGTAATGGGCTACTTCTTGAAGGATTCTCGCAGATTGTCATGTACGGGAAGTCGTTACAACAGGAGAATGAACGGAATTTCAACGCCAAATCTTCAAGCTGTAGAAATAAGAGTGGCTATGGATCCATGAGAGCGTCCTTGCACTGTCACGATGATGCCCATGACCCATTGGTTCATCCATGGGGAGGCTTAGTTGCAACCAGAGATGGGACGTTGACTCTGTTGAATTGCTTTCTTGATGGGGCTTCTCTTGATACACTTCAAAAT GTTTTTGACAGTGCACGAGCAAGAGAGCATGAGAGGGAATTGCTCTACCCTGATGCATGTGGGGGTGGAGTTCGAGGTTGGATAAGCCAAGGGATGATAAACTATGGAAGGGGGCATGGAACAAGAGAAACTTGTGCTCTGCATACAGCACGACTTTCTTGTGAAACTCTTGTGGATTTCTGGTCTGCCTTGGGTGACGGAACACGAAATTCTCTATTGCGCATGAAGGAGGAAGATTTTATTGAAAGACTTACATATAG GTTTGACAGCAAAAGATTTTGCAGAGATTGTAGAAGGAACGTCATTCGTGAGTTCAAAGAATTGAAGGAACTGAAGAGGATGAGAAGAGAACCTCGTTGTACCAATTGGTTTTGTGTTGCAGATACAGCCTTTCATTACGAG gtatcAAATACTTCAATTCAAGCTGATTGGCACCAGTCTTTCAGTGAAGCTGCTGATACTTACCATCACTTTGAATGGGCTGTTGGAACGGCAGAAGGAAAATCAGACATTTGTGGGTTTCAGGATGTTGGTATGAATGGCAATGTCCAAGTGGATGGTCTTGATTTATCTGGACTGAGTGGATGCTTTATCACACTGCGAGCTTGGAGGCTTGATGGTCGTTGTGTTGAGTTGGCTGTAAAAGCACATGCCTTAAAGGGCCGGGCATGTGTCCATCGCAGGCTAATGGTGGGAGATGGGTTTGTTACTATTAACAAGGGGGAGAATATTCAAGAGTTCTTTGAACATGCAGAAGatgctgaagaagaagat GATGATGATTCTGTTGATAGGGATGGCAGTGAGATTGATGGTGATGGCTCTCGACCTCAAAGGCATGCAAAGAGCCCGGAACTTGCAAGGGAGTTCTTATTGGATGCTGCAACTGTTATTTTCAAAGAACAG GTTGAGAAGGCATTTCGTGAAGGCACTGCCAGGCAGAATGCACATagcatttttgtttgtttggcaTTGAAGCTGTTGGAAGATCGTGTTCATGTGGCATGCAAAGAGATTATTGCCTTTCAGAAGCAA ATCAagttacttgaagaagaagagaaagaaaagcgtgacaatgaacaaaagaaggagaggaaaagaacaaaggaaagggagaaaaaattgcgaagaaaggaaaaaatgaggggaagagaaaaggaagtaGATAATAACATTGGTGAAACTGAAGATCATCCCTCTTTTACTGCATCCACAAATAATTCCTTATTGGATGTTGAAGATGTGTCATCTCACTTCTCTGATTCAGTTGATTCAGTATTGGAAAAAGGAGATGCTGCCCCAACTAATTGCCAGTCTTTTGATGTTAAAGATAGTGACGTTACCTCAACAGAGAAGAAGAGCTTGCAGGTCTCAGGTATAAATGATGAAATGCTCAACTCCAGAGATGATAATAGTTTCTTGGCATCTGAACAATTAAAATTGTCACGAAGGAAGATGAAATTTAGGAAGGAGCCTCTTGTAGATCCTGCATCAAAAAGTTATAGCAGACAGAGTCTTGTGACTGGAAATGAGATCCATGATTGtgaatcaaacacaaaaatacaTGGTCGTAGAGGAGTCTCCTCCAGAAATATTAATGGAATTCAAAGACAATCAAGATGCCAACTTTCAAAACCCAGCTTCAGAAGCTATGCTCCGAAAAACAGTGGTCATTTCCAATTTTCTAGCTTTAGGACACATGAACGATATGAAACCCATTCTGGCAGTCGTACCCTTCATAATGGATACAGGGTGAAGACAAACCAACTGTCTATTATTAGATCTTGCGGAACTAAACTACAGTCTGATTCATCAGTGGAATGTGGTAGGCCATTGTATAATGGTGGTAATTTCCGAGGTGATGGTTTGTCAAGTGATGGTCGTGAACTTTCTAGAGCTAAGGGTGGATCAGGGAATTCTCATACTAGTCGTGGAGTTCTTCATACCAAAAAAGTGTGGGAACCTTTGGAGTCAAGGAGAAAATTTGCCAAAAGCAACTCAAACTTCATGGTTACTTTACAGGATGCTGATGCTCAGAAGGATGACAGAAATGAGGATCAGATGCTTTATGGTATGACTGGGAACAAATGCCAGTCAAGTGACTTACCAAAGTCGTCATGTGATGAGAATTCCTCTGACGTCTCAGGAATTTCAGCTGAATGTCATTCTGCAGTGAACTCCAAAGACCATCATAACATCAATGGGTTAAGAAGTTCTAGCTTAGAAATGTGTTGCCAAGGGAATGAAGTTAGAATTGATCCTTCCCATCAGAACATGAAAGCTTCTCATCATACTGAAGCTCTTTCATGCCCAACAAATTTCATTGACGGGATGAATCCTGCATGTGATCCTTCAACAATCATTTCTTGCTCTGATAGTAGTTCATCATGTCTTAGCGAAGGAGGTTTCAGCACTGCTACTTCATGTGTTCATAATGGAGAATCCTTGTCTACATCTGATTCCGAAGATGCTAGCCCATCTCAATCAAGAGAAAGTTTAAGTATGTACAACAAGAACTCATCAGATTGTTGCGCAGATATGATTTCATCTAGTTGTTTGCCTGATGTTAGTACCGCAACATCGGCCCTGGTTGATTCTAATCCTGGGTTCTCAGCTAAAGAGCAAACCAAAGTTTGTTATCCTGAAGGCAATGGGATGGGAGTGTGGACTAATCAAAGGATGGCTGATATGGAACCTTTGCAAAACATGCACACAGTGCCTAGTCAGGGCATTCATTTTCCTGGATTTCCTGCTCATGGTGTGGGCTACTATCAGACAGCTACTGCATGGCCAGCTGCGTCAACCAATGGTCTAATGCCATTTCCTCAACCTGATCGCTTCCTAGTATCCCAACCCCTGGGTTTCGGTTTACAAACTAATGGATCGTCTCGCTTCTGCATGACATATGGAGCCTATCAAACCCTGCCTCCTGCATTAAATGCTGGCCAGCTTCCGCTTTATCCATTTAAAACTAGCATGGACTTAAGAGAACATAGCAGGCCATCAAAACCAGTGATTTATGAAGCAAATGATGTATGGTTGTCCTCTGAATCCAATGCACTTCCAATGGTGAATAATCATTTTGGAATACCCTTTCACAAAAGTCATAGCCATATTGGACCAGagcatttttcacatttacAAGATGGAAAAGTAGGGAACTTCACATCACATGATGAACGaacattttccctcttccaCTTTGGTAGCTCAACAGAGAGGCCTGCTGGATTCCCTGTGAAGCCAGCCCCTTTAAAAGAGGAAGTTATTGGTGACTTGAGATCTTGTTCTCAGATTTCTCCTCCTATTCAATCTGGTGTTGCACAAACAAAGGAGGAAGGAAAGGTTGAAGAATATAGCCTATTTGCAGCAAGCAAAGGGAGTCggtttgcatttttttga